The Candidatus Tumulicola sp. region ACCCCGAAACGACGCCGCTACGGGCCGTCCGCTTCGATGTTGAGCGAAATATCGACGGTATTCCCCACGAACATCGGGCCGTAGTCCATGCCCCACTTCGTTCGGTCGATCTCCGCAGTCGCCGAATACGCGATGATCGACTTTCCGCGCGGAGATTTGCCGGAAGCGAGGACTTGCGCGTCGAGGACCACCGGGTGCGTCTGCCCGCTCATCGTCAGATCGCCGTTAATGGTAAACTGCTTGGGGTTCGTTCCCTCGACCTTGGTGCTCTCGAAGCGAATCTCGGGATTAGCGGCAGTGTTGAAAAAATGCGCCGAGCGCAGGTCGCTGTCACG contains the following coding sequences:
- a CDS encoding YceI family protein; translated protein: MKFATLVLSCILALAAESVSAATFQTWTVDPVHSTAQFTAKHFGIVPVLGTIPIRSASVKLSGDNQIPVAVSAVLDVSKLDTHNDDRDSDLRSAHFFNTAANPEIRFESTKVEGTNPKQFTINGDLTMSGQTHPVVLDAQVLASGKSPRGKSIIAYSATAEIDRTKWGMDYGPMFVGNTVDISLNIEADGP